The Sorangiineae bacterium MSr11954 DNA segment GAGCACCGCGGTGACCCTCGCGCTCGAAGGCATCGGCGGCGCGCTCCGCCTGGCCGACTTCGACTCGCTCAGCCTGGGCAACATGAACCGCTTGCGCGCGGGGGTGCACGCGCTGGGCGTCAACAAGGCCGTGCTGACGGCGCGCGCCATCTTCGAGCTCGATCCGTACGCGAGCCTCTCCATTTTTCCCGAGGGCATCACGGACGCCAACATCGAGGCGTTCCTCGAGGGGCTCGATCTCCTCTTCGAAGAGGCCGACGATCTGCGCATGAAGGTGCGCCTTCGCGAGCGGGCGCGCGCCTTGCGCATCCCGGTCCTCATGGGGACCAGCGACCGCGGCTTGTTCGACGTGGAGCGCTTCGATCGCGAGCCGGACCGCCCGCTCTTTCACGGCATGACGGGGCCGCTCGACACCAAGATGCTCGAGGGGCTCACGGCCTACGAAAAGATCCCCATCGCCTTCGCCATCGTGGGCCCCACCTTGTCGAAGCGCGTGGCCGCCTCGTTCCTCGACATCTCCAGCACGCTGGCCACCTGGCCCCAGCTGGCGTCGGCCGTGGCCTTGAGCAGCGCCATCAACGCCGACGCCGCGCGGCGCATCCTGCTCGATCAATTCCTGGAGTCCGGCCGCTACTTCGTGGATCTGGAGTCCCACGTGCGCGATGGCGCGGGCGCCGACACCCCTGCCCCACCGCCAGACGACATGGCGCGCGCGATGCAGGAGCCGCCCAAGCGCGATCCGCTGCCCCGGCTCGAGGGGCGCGGCGCGCAAGGCAAGGACATCACCGCCGACGAAGCGCGCGCCTTGCTCGCCTACGGTGTCCTCGCCCCATCGGGGGGCAACACCCAACCGTGGAAGTTCGTGCTGCGGCGAGGGCGCATCCTGTGCATTCGCGATCCGTCGCAGCCCGGCGGGTTGCTCGATTTCGAGCACGCGGCGACCCACCTCGCCTTCGGCGCGCTGGCCCGCAACATCGAGCTGGTGGCGCGCAAGATGGGGCGCGAGGTCACGGTTACGCCCTTTCCGGGCCCCGATCCGCAGCTGGTTTGCGCCATCGCGTGGGCGAGGTCGTCGCCCCGAGGCCCCGAGAGCACGCGCGATCTGGCGGTGCACATGATCGAGCGCACCACCAACCGCCGCATGGGCGCGCGGATGCCGCTCGATCCGGCGCACCGCGCGGCGCTGGTGGAGGCCGCCCATCGCGCGGGGGCGCACCTCGAGCTGATCGAGGACGAGCAAGCGCGCGCCGCGCTCGGCGCGCTGGTGGGCGAAGGCGATCGCATCCGCGGCCTCTCGCCGATCATGCACAGCGAGATGATGAGCGAGATCCGCTGGACGCGGCAGGACGTGCTCGCGCGGCGCGACGGCCTCGACGTGGCCACCTTCGAGCTCGGGCCCGTGGACCGCGTGGGCCTGCGGCTCGTGGCGGACGCCGAGGTGATGAAGCTGGCGAAGAAGCTCGGGATCGGAAGAGGGTTGGAGCTCCCCGCCAAGAAAGCGCTGGTGGCGTCCTCGGCGGTGGGGCTCCTCACGATCCCCGGCACCGGCCCCCAGGCTTATTTCGCCGGGGGTCGCGCGATGCAAGACGTGTGGCTCACCGCCACCGCGTGCCGCGTGGCCCTTCAACCGATGACCGTGCTGCTCTACATGTTCGCGCGCCTCGAGCGGGGCGCGGGGGTGGGGCTCTCGAGCGGCGAGCAAGCCGAGCTCCGCCGGCTGCGCCACGGGTTCCGCGAGCTCGCGAATGTGCGGCCCGATCACGCCGAGCTCCTGCTCTTCCGGCTCTTTTATGCCGATCCCCCCTCGGCGCGCTCGCTCCGGCGGCGGGTCGACGACGTGCTGGTGATCGAACCATGAAAGCCGCGCTGGTGCCCCTGGCCTTGAGCGTGCTGAGCCTCGGGGCGAGCGCGCCGCGCGCGGTGGATGTGGCGCGCTGCGAGTCGCCGTCCGGGCCCTTTGCCTCGCAGCTCGAGACGGGGCCCGGCTGCGGCCCCTCGCCCGTCGGGATGTGCACGCACGGAAAGCTCCAGGGCTCGATCGACGCGCGCTACGAGTTCATC contains these protein-coding regions:
- a CDS encoding Rv1355c family protein, which encodes MTAPPAAAAPARPCHDSWEPVRYDDGAELARLRHSGEAVFVHDEIELQLSELMEIRSPSRKLSAGEIHERVLAHTGQTRLAAYGSWFFFPWSKTLVHVLPREEFRELRSHANRHKITTAEQDRLSAFTIGVVGLSVGQSTAVTLALEGIGGALRLADFDSLSLGNMNRLRAGVHALGVNKAVLTARAIFELDPYASLSIFPEGITDANIEAFLEGLDLLFEEADDLRMKVRLRERARALRIPVLMGTSDRGLFDVERFDREPDRPLFHGMTGPLDTKMLEGLTAYEKIPIAFAIVGPTLSKRVAASFLDISSTLATWPQLASAVALSSAINADAARRILLDQFLESGRYFVDLESHVRDGAGADTPAPPPDDMARAMQEPPKRDPLPRLEGRGAQGKDITADEARALLAYGVLAPSGGNTQPWKFVLRRGRILCIRDPSQPGGLLDFEHAATHLAFGALARNIELVARKMGREVTVTPFPGPDPQLVCAIAWARSSPRGPESTRDLAVHMIERTTNRRMGARMPLDPAHRAALVEAAHRAGAHLELIEDEQARAALGALVGEGDRIRGLSPIMHSEMMSEIRWTRQDVLARRDGLDVATFELGPVDRVGLRLVADAEVMKLAKKLGIGRGLELPAKKALVASSAVGLLTIPGTGPQAYFAGGRAMQDVWLTATACRVALQPMTVLLYMFARLERGAGVGLSSGEQAELRRLRHGFRELANVRPDHAELLLFRLFYADPPSARSLRRRVDDVLVIEP